One genomic window of Xanthobacter dioxanivorans includes the following:
- a CDS encoding DsrE/DsrF/TusD sulfur relay family protein, with the protein MHVLFILNDPPYGTERVYNGLRLAAGILKQDAENRVTVFLMADAVAAAKAGQKTPDGYYNAERMLKRVLAGKGEVLLCGTCMDARASAMLM; encoded by the coding sequence ATGCACGTGCTGTTCATTCTCAACGATCCGCCCTACGGCACGGAACGCGTCTATAACGGCCTGCGCCTCGCCGCCGGCATTCTCAAGCAGGATGCGGAAAACCGGGTCACCGTGTTCCTCATGGCGGATGCCGTCGCCGCCGCGAAGGCGGGCCAGAAGACGCCGGACGGCTATTACAATGCGGAGCGCATGCTGAAGCGGGTCCTCGCCGGCAAGGGCGAGGTGCTTTTGTGCGGCACCTGCATGGACGCCCGGGCCTCTGCGATGCTGATGTGA
- a CDS encoding ArsR/SmtB family transcription factor, with product MCKSTDPKRALFAELAAVARALGHEHRVELLEHLAQGERSVEALARLTGLSMANASQHLQQLRRAGLLEARRDGKFVLYRLADDGIVQLMSVLRQTAERNIATVGALLARYFDGRDGLEPIGRADLVERAQAGLVTVVDVRPREEFDLGHVPGALSVPLEELDARLAELDPATEIVAYCRGAYCLLAVEAVARLRAKGFSARRMEDGMPEWRAAGLPVAAG from the coding sequence ATGTGCAAGTCAACGGACCCCAAACGCGCTCTGTTCGCTGAGTTGGCCGCGGTAGCGCGCGCCCTCGGCCACGAGCACCGCGTGGAATTGCTGGAGCACCTCGCCCAGGGCGAGCGCAGCGTGGAGGCGCTGGCGCGGCTGACCGGGCTCTCCATGGCCAATGCCTCCCAGCACCTGCAGCAGCTGCGCCGCGCGGGCCTGCTGGAGGCCCGCCGCGACGGCAAGTTCGTCCTCTACCGGCTGGCGGACGACGGGATCGTCCAGCTCATGTCGGTGCTGCGGCAGACGGCGGAACGCAACATCGCGACGGTCGGCGCTTTGCTTGCGCGTTATTTCGACGGGCGGGACGGGCTTGAGCCCATCGGCCGCGCCGACCTTGTGGAACGCGCGCAGGCGGGCCTCGTCACGGTGGTCGACGTGCGGCCTCGCGAGGAGTTCGACCTCGGTCACGTGCCCGGAGCCCTCAGCGTCCCGCTTGAGGAGCTGGACGCGCGTCTCGCCGAGCTCGATCCGGCGACGGAGATCGTCGCTTATTGTCGCGGCGCCTATTGCCTGCTCGCGGTGGAGGCTGTCGCACGCCTGCGCGCCAAAGGCTTCTCGGCCCGCCGCATGGAAGACGGCATGCCGGAATGGCGCGCCGCGGGACTGCCGGTCGCGGCGGGCTGA